A DNA window from Hydractinia symbiolongicarpus strain clone_291-10 chromosome 6, HSymV2.1, whole genome shotgun sequence contains the following coding sequences:
- the LOC130647298 gene encoding muscle, skeletal receptor tyrosine-protein kinase-like isoform X1 has product MNMTMNLMYLVFSFFAFLFANCLQENTCDFEEEGVIWTPCGDHNVTNTQCTDVYNCCVAPEKFLKKRNWTETCLKVSKSPGITNGTCQYYNGSVCFQSDAEKNSTNIYRYIDSKIGMEQTDEIFGEFFEALRDRAVSRQECTDILSPAMCTYGIPACYYDGTPQQICREDCEHIMELCKDDLSKLLGAIQYISLKKRIDFAHLAVLEGCGSFQYSYEIDSRSNKTCAYLFKDLDRSRPIAAESSKLPLIATVSAAVVLVVTIVVIVLVLRHLRKRKQMYKGDHEGATSMTSIRDRIRQDSYVNPLMELLASSKPGELVQYPLDCVEYIRDLGEGQFGKVFQGRVHGVVKGEESTDVAVKCLKEGSSPQALDEFHKEVALMSVLQHVNILRLLAVSTEEEPYCMIFEFMENGDLNEYLRKWKGKEHLNDNDLIKICKHVAAGMEYLASKKFLHRDLATRNCLVGTDMFVKIADFGMSRNIYHSDYYRVGGEAMLPIRWMPPEAILYGKFTVAADVFSFGVVLWEIFSFALQPFYGYSNEEVIDFIKKGVLLPQPEDCPEWIYNIMLGCWKREPEDRMSFSQALKLLKGQFPDYDEPRGASPSTSAEGYDVVTVIPPESTYDQVPLHNEDEDEKVAPTTEGKQYYQNVKTSMEKNPSLAEEAPCYQNIKPNQPHQNNDDGHSNGAFDDDNNLTASLVPAELRRTSKTNNKTNSLPKVRKSIEKKALKVSKTDSYPRGGGSLGGGRSIKDVLKEDARYVSGDSLAKAAEPIDAPSRHIQPSFRPSSEFLQFHGYGEDIQATDPDERNMIKKIIEGDHSKHGK; this is encoded by the exons ATGAATATGACAATGAACTTAATGTATTTGGTGTTCAGTTTCTTCGCATTTCTTTTTGCAAACTGTCTACAAG AAAACACGTGTGATTTTGAGGAAGAAGGAGTTATCTGGACACCATGTGGAGATCACAATGTCACCAATACACAATGCACAGATGTTTATAACTGTTGCGTTGCCCCggagaaatttttaaagaaaagaaattggACAGAAACATGTTTAAAAGTGTCTAAAAG CCCAGGTATCACAAATGGAACCTGTCAATACTACAATGGTTCGGTATGTTTCCAATCAGATGCTGAAAAGAATAGCACAAACATATACCGATATATAGATTCTAAAATTGGTATGGAACAAACAGATGAAATTTTTGGAGAGTTTTTTGAAGCCCTTCGAGATAGAGCTGTTAGCAGGCAGGAATGTACTGATATTCTCTCCCCAGCGATGTGCACCTATGGGATTCCCGCATGCTACTATGATGGCACACCACAACAAATTTGTCGAGAAGATTGCGAACATATAATGGAGTTATGCAAGGACGATTTAAGTAAATTATTAGGAGCAATACAGTATATATCACTTAAAAAAAGAATCGACTTTGCACATCTCGCTGTTTTGGAAGGGTGTGGTTCTTTTCAATATTCATATGAAATTGACAGCAGATCGAACAAAACGTGTGCTTACCTGTTTAAAGATCTTG ATAGAAGTCGACCAATTGCAGCTGAGAGTTCGAAATTACCATTAATTGCCACAGTATCCGCAGCTGTTGTGCTTGTGGTCACAATTGTTGTAATCGTTCTTGTGTTGCGTCATCttcgaaaaagaaaacaaatgtaCAAAGGTGATCATGAAGGCGCTACCTCGATGACTTCAATTCGTGATCGAATCCGACAGGATTCATACGTCAATCCATTAATGGAGCTGTTAGCTAGCTCAAAACCTGGAGAGCTAGTACAATATCCGCTTGATTGCGTCGAATACATTCGAGATCTTGGTGAAGGACAATTTGGAAAAGTTTTTCAAG GACGTGTGCATGGTGTTGTCAAAGGTGAGGAGAGTACAGACGTTGCAGTCAAATGTTTGAAAGAAGGTTCCTCACCACAAGCGCTTGATGAGTTTCACAAAGAAGTTGCATTGATGTCAGTGCTACAACATGTGAACATATTGCGCTTACTTGCTGTGTCGACAGAAGAAGAACCATATTGCATGATTTTTGAATTCATGGAAAACGGTGACTTGAACGAGTACTTGAGAAAGTGGAAAGGAAAAG AGCACCTTAACGACAACGATTTGATCAAAATATGCAAACATGTGGCAGCTGGAATGGAGTATTTAGCCTCAAAGAAATTTCTTCATCGAGATCTTGCAACAAGAAATTGCTTAGTTGGAACGGATATGTTTGTAAAGATAGCAGATTTTGGAATGTCCAGAAATATTTACCACTCTGATTATTATAGG GTCGGTGGCGAGGCAATGTTGCCTATTCGCTGGATGCCACCCGAAGCGATCTTATATGGTAAATTTACTGTGGCAGCAGACGTTTTTTCGTTTGGTGTTGTATTATGGGAAATATTTAGCTTTGCACTTCAACCGTTTTATGGATATTCAAATGAAGAAGTCATTGATTTCATTAAGAAG GGAGTTCTCTTACCCCAACCAGAAGATTGTCCTGAATGGATATACAACATAATGTTGGGATGCTGGAAACGTGAACCTGAAGATAGAATGAGTTTCTCACAAGCATTAAAGTTGTTGAAAGGACAGTTTCCTGATTATGACGAACCAA GAGGAGCATCACCCTCCACATCAGCTGAAGGCTACGATGTTGTCACTGTCATTCCACCAGAGTCAACGTACGATCAGGTTCCATTGCACAATGAAGACGAAGACGAAAAAGTTGCTCCTACGACGGAGGGTAAACAATattatcaaaatgtaaaaacatcTATGGAAAAAA ATCCGAGTTTAGCAGAAGAAGCACCGTGCTATCAAAACATCAAGCCAAATCAACCGCACC AAAATAATGACGATGGACATTCAAACGGTGCATTTGATGATGACAACAATCTCACTGCTTCTCTCGTACCTGCAGAACTAC GAAGAActtcaaaaacaaacaataagacAAACTCTCTCCCAAAAGTTAGAAAAAGTATTGAAAAAAAAGCTTTGAAGGTCTCCAAAACAGACTCATATCCACGTGGTGGAGGCTCTTTGGGTGGAGGTCGTTCTATTAAAGATGTTTTAAAAGAAGATGCAAGATATGTGTCTGGAGACAGTCTCGCGAAAGCTGCAGAACCAATCG aTGCACCGAGTAGGCACATCCAACCTTCATTTCGTCCATCAAGTGAATTTCTACAATTTCATGGTTACGGTGAAGATATTCAGGCTACAGACCCTGATGAAAGAAAtatgataaagaaaataattgaagGTGATCACTCAAAGCATGGAAAATAG
- the LOC130647298 gene encoding muscle, skeletal receptor tyrosine-protein kinase-like isoform X2: MNMTMNLMYLVFSFFAFLFANCLQENTCDFEEEGVIWTPCGDHNVTNTQCTDVYNCCVAPEKFLKKRNWTETCLKVSKSPGITNGTCQYYNGSVCFQSDAEKNSTNIYRYIDSKIGMEQTDEIFGEFFEALRDRAVSRQECTDILSPAMCTYGIPACYYDGTPQQICREDCEHIMELCKDDLSKLLGAIQYISLKKRIDFAHLAVLEGCGSFQYSYEIDSRSNKTCAYLFKDLDRSRPIAAESSKLPLIATVSAAVVLVVTIVVIVLVLRHLRKRKQMYKGDHEGATSMTSIRDRIRQDSYVNPLMELLASSKPGELVQYPLDCVEYIRDLGEGQFGKVFQGRVHGVVKGEESTDVAVKCLKEGSSPQALDEFHKEVALMSVLQHVNILRLLAVSTEEEPYCMIFEFMENGDLNEYLRKWKGKEHLNDNDLIKICKHVAAGMEYLASKKFLHRDLATRNCLVGTDMFVKIADFGMSRNIYHSDYYRVGGEAMLPIRWMPPEAILYGKFTVAADVFSFGVVLWEIFSFALQPFYGYSNEEVIDFIKKGVLLPQPEDCPEWIYNIMLGCWKREPEDRMSFSQALKLLKGQFPDYDEPRGASPSTSAEGYDVVTVIPPESTYDQVPLHNEDEDEKVAPTTEDPSLAEEAPCYQNIKPNQPHQNNDDGHSNGAFDDDNNLTASLVPAELRRTSKTNNKTNSLPKVRKSIEKKALKVSKTDSYPRGGGSLGGGRSIKDVLKEDARYVSGDSLAKAAEPIDAPSRHIQPSFRPSSEFLQFHGYGEDIQATDPDERNMIKKIIEGDHSKHGK; this comes from the exons ATGAATATGACAATGAACTTAATGTATTTGGTGTTCAGTTTCTTCGCATTTCTTTTTGCAAACTGTCTACAAG AAAACACGTGTGATTTTGAGGAAGAAGGAGTTATCTGGACACCATGTGGAGATCACAATGTCACCAATACACAATGCACAGATGTTTATAACTGTTGCGTTGCCCCggagaaatttttaaagaaaagaaattggACAGAAACATGTTTAAAAGTGTCTAAAAG CCCAGGTATCACAAATGGAACCTGTCAATACTACAATGGTTCGGTATGTTTCCAATCAGATGCTGAAAAGAATAGCACAAACATATACCGATATATAGATTCTAAAATTGGTATGGAACAAACAGATGAAATTTTTGGAGAGTTTTTTGAAGCCCTTCGAGATAGAGCTGTTAGCAGGCAGGAATGTACTGATATTCTCTCCCCAGCGATGTGCACCTATGGGATTCCCGCATGCTACTATGATGGCACACCACAACAAATTTGTCGAGAAGATTGCGAACATATAATGGAGTTATGCAAGGACGATTTAAGTAAATTATTAGGAGCAATACAGTATATATCACTTAAAAAAAGAATCGACTTTGCACATCTCGCTGTTTTGGAAGGGTGTGGTTCTTTTCAATATTCATATGAAATTGACAGCAGATCGAACAAAACGTGTGCTTACCTGTTTAAAGATCTTG ATAGAAGTCGACCAATTGCAGCTGAGAGTTCGAAATTACCATTAATTGCCACAGTATCCGCAGCTGTTGTGCTTGTGGTCACAATTGTTGTAATCGTTCTTGTGTTGCGTCATCttcgaaaaagaaaacaaatgtaCAAAGGTGATCATGAAGGCGCTACCTCGATGACTTCAATTCGTGATCGAATCCGACAGGATTCATACGTCAATCCATTAATGGAGCTGTTAGCTAGCTCAAAACCTGGAGAGCTAGTACAATATCCGCTTGATTGCGTCGAATACATTCGAGATCTTGGTGAAGGACAATTTGGAAAAGTTTTTCAAG GACGTGTGCATGGTGTTGTCAAAGGTGAGGAGAGTACAGACGTTGCAGTCAAATGTTTGAAAGAAGGTTCCTCACCACAAGCGCTTGATGAGTTTCACAAAGAAGTTGCATTGATGTCAGTGCTACAACATGTGAACATATTGCGCTTACTTGCTGTGTCGACAGAAGAAGAACCATATTGCATGATTTTTGAATTCATGGAAAACGGTGACTTGAACGAGTACTTGAGAAAGTGGAAAGGAAAAG AGCACCTTAACGACAACGATTTGATCAAAATATGCAAACATGTGGCAGCTGGAATGGAGTATTTAGCCTCAAAGAAATTTCTTCATCGAGATCTTGCAACAAGAAATTGCTTAGTTGGAACGGATATGTTTGTAAAGATAGCAGATTTTGGAATGTCCAGAAATATTTACCACTCTGATTATTATAGG GTCGGTGGCGAGGCAATGTTGCCTATTCGCTGGATGCCACCCGAAGCGATCTTATATGGTAAATTTACTGTGGCAGCAGACGTTTTTTCGTTTGGTGTTGTATTATGGGAAATATTTAGCTTTGCACTTCAACCGTTTTATGGATATTCAAATGAAGAAGTCATTGATTTCATTAAGAAG GGAGTTCTCTTACCCCAACCAGAAGATTGTCCTGAATGGATATACAACATAATGTTGGGATGCTGGAAACGTGAACCTGAAGATAGAATGAGTTTCTCACAAGCATTAAAGTTGTTGAAAGGACAGTTTCCTGATTATGACGAACCAA GAGGAGCATCACCCTCCACATCAGCTGAAGGCTACGATGTTGTCACTGTCATTCCACCAGAGTCAACGTACGATCAGGTTCCATTGCACAATGAAGACGAAGACGAAAAAGTTGCTCCTACGACGGAGG ATCCGAGTTTAGCAGAAGAAGCACCGTGCTATCAAAACATCAAGCCAAATCAACCGCACC AAAATAATGACGATGGACATTCAAACGGTGCATTTGATGATGACAACAATCTCACTGCTTCTCTCGTACCTGCAGAACTAC GAAGAActtcaaaaacaaacaataagacAAACTCTCTCCCAAAAGTTAGAAAAAGTATTGAAAAAAAAGCTTTGAAGGTCTCCAAAACAGACTCATATCCACGTGGTGGAGGCTCTTTGGGTGGAGGTCGTTCTATTAAAGATGTTTTAAAAGAAGATGCAAGATATGTGTCTGGAGACAGTCTCGCGAAAGCTGCAGAACCAATCG aTGCACCGAGTAGGCACATCCAACCTTCATTTCGTCCATCAAGTGAATTTCTACAATTTCATGGTTACGGTGAAGATATTCAGGCTACAGACCCTGATGAAAGAAAtatgataaagaaaataattgaagGTGATCACTCAAAGCATGGAAAATAG